One Syngnathoides biaculeatus isolate LvHL_M chromosome 4, ASM1980259v1, whole genome shotgun sequence DNA window includes the following coding sequences:
- the LOC133499804 gene encoding gastrula zinc finger protein XlCGF8.2DB-like isoform X1, translating into MASFEEEGGREENVRQRKQLQALGNNRIVSIQDGQHLNGRPSQLQGEGSSVEQEDLLAPHMKEEDKDQQVRTIKEEEEDREALNVKEEEEEFDVSHLLLTVVSVKSEDEEDEAPEWSQLQHQSPSGDHRRGPPPDNFLAPLSDSDNMEDMNDTDCEGEDKRSNSSEKETTLGKKTSQIRARRRTRQELFTCSVCGKTATQKSNLVKHMRIHTGEKPFSCSVCNKTFSEKAKVIKHMRSHTGEKPFSCSVCGKTFTDKQNMESHVRTHTGEKPFSCSLCGKRFNKKSYVVIHMRTHTGEKPFRCSVCGQMFTQKSDMVRHMTKHTGEKPFSCSICGRTLSRKANVESHMRTHTGEKPFSCSLCGRSYTNRNSFSTHMRTHKGE; encoded by the exons ATGGCGTCTTtcgaggaggagggagggagagaggagaACGTGCGACAACGAAAACAACTGCAAGCTCTCGGCAACAATCGCATTGTGTCCATCCAAG ACGGCCAGCACCTGAATGGTCGTCCCTCTCAGCTGCAGGGTGAAGGCTCCAGTGTGGAGCAAGAGGATCTACTGGCACCCCACATGAAAGAGGAAGACAAGGATCAACAAGTCCGCACcattaaagaggaagaagaggaccgAGAGGCCCTCAATGttaaggaagaagaggaggagtttGATGTCAGCCATTTGCTACTGACTGTTGTCTCcgtgaagagtgaagatgaggAAGATGAAGCACCTGAATGGTCACAGCTTCAACACCAGAGTCCGAGTGGAGACCACCGCAGAGGACCACCCCCAGACAACTTCTTAGCTCCACTATCAGACAGCGACAACATGGAAGACATGAATGATACAGACTGTGAGGGTGAGGACAAACGGTCAAACAGTTCTGAAAAGGAAACAACTCTCGGCAAGAAAACATCTCAAATACGTGCCAGACGGCGTACACGTCAAGAACTTTTcacctgctcagtttgtggtaaaacagCGACTCAAAAGTCCAACCTGGTAAAACACATGCGAATACACACGGGAGAAAAGCCGTTCAGTTGCTCAGTTTGCAATAAAACATTCAGTGAAAAGGCAAAGGTAATAAAACACATGAGAAgtcacacaggagaaaaacccttcagttgttcagtttgtggtaaaacattcactgataaacaaaatatggagtCACACGTcagaacacacacaggagaaaaaccctttagtTGCTCGTTGTGCGGTAAAAGATTCAATAAAAAGTCATATGTGGTCAtacacatgagaacacacacaggagaaaaaccctttCGTTGTTCTGTTTGTGGTCAAATGTTCACTCAAAAGTCAGATATGGTTCGACACATGACAAAACATacgggagaaaaaccctttagtTGCTCCATTTGCGGTAGAACGTTATCTCGAAAGGCCAATGTGGAGTCCCACATGAGAacccacactggagaaaaacccttcAGTTGCTCATTGTGTGGCAGAAGCTATACCAATCGCAACAGTTTTTCAACACATATGCGGACACACAAAGGAgagtaa
- the LOC133499804 gene encoding gastrula zinc finger protein XlCGF8.2DB-like isoform X2: MKEEDKDQQVRTIKEEEEDREALNVKEEEEEFDVSHLLLTVVSVKSEDEEDEAPEWSQLQHQSPSGDHRRGPPPDNFLAPLSDSDNMEDMNDTDCEGEDKRSNSSEKETTLGKKTSQIRARRRTRQELFTCSVCGKTATQKSNLVKHMRIHTGEKPFSCSVCNKTFSEKAKVIKHMRSHTGEKPFSCSVCGKTFTDKQNMESHVRTHTGEKPFSCSLCGKRFNKKSYVVIHMRTHTGEKPFRCSVCGQMFTQKSDMVRHMTKHTGEKPFSCSICGRTLSRKANVESHMRTHTGEKPFSCSLCGRSYTNRNSFSTHMRTHKGE; encoded by the coding sequence ATGAAAGAGGAAGACAAGGATCAACAAGTCCGCACcattaaagaggaagaagaggaccgAGAGGCCCTCAATGttaaggaagaagaggaggagtttGATGTCAGCCATTTGCTACTGACTGTTGTCTCcgtgaagagtgaagatgaggAAGATGAAGCACCTGAATGGTCACAGCTTCAACACCAGAGTCCGAGTGGAGACCACCGCAGAGGACCACCCCCAGACAACTTCTTAGCTCCACTATCAGACAGCGACAACATGGAAGACATGAATGATACAGACTGTGAGGGTGAGGACAAACGGTCAAACAGTTCTGAAAAGGAAACAACTCTCGGCAAGAAAACATCTCAAATACGTGCCAGACGGCGTACACGTCAAGAACTTTTcacctgctcagtttgtggtaaaacagCGACTCAAAAGTCCAACCTGGTAAAACACATGCGAATACACACGGGAGAAAAGCCGTTCAGTTGCTCAGTTTGCAATAAAACATTCAGTGAAAAGGCAAAGGTAATAAAACACATGAGAAgtcacacaggagaaaaacccttcagttgttcagtttgtggtaaaacattcactgataaacaaaatatggagtCACACGTcagaacacacacaggagaaaaaccctttagtTGCTCGTTGTGCGGTAAAAGATTCAATAAAAAGTCATATGTGGTCAtacacatgagaacacacacaggagaaaaaccctttCGTTGTTCTGTTTGTGGTCAAATGTTCACTCAAAAGTCAGATATGGTTCGACACATGACAAAACATacgggagaaaaaccctttagtTGCTCCATTTGCGGTAGAACGTTATCTCGAAAGGCCAATGTGGAGTCCCACATGAGAacccacactggagaaaaacccttcAGTTGCTCATTGTGTGGCAGAAGCTATACCAATCGCAACAGTTTTTCAACACATATGCGGACACACAAAGGAgagtaa